One window of Populus nigra chromosome 5, ddPopNigr1.1, whole genome shotgun sequence genomic DNA carries:
- the LOC133694084 gene encoding homeobox-leucine zipper protein ATHB-6-like isoform X2, with amino-acid sequence MKRFNSSDSLAAFISITSSKDRTQNTNQGYSRDFQAMLDSLEEEDYIEEANLGSEKKRRLTLHQVKALEKNFEVDNKLVPERKLKLAEELCLQPRQVAIWFQNRRARWKTKQLERDYGTLKANYEALNLDYSNLEQKNEALAQKVKELKAKLREEIVDSSHSVKEEYHVSESDNNASVHSQNHDFSENKNSSAVTKDHSNVSSSNELMNCFNLTDSRAILGNRYQVYQPHLMKLEEQSLFSAEESCNFFSVDQAPTLHCYFPEQ; translated from the exons ATGAAGCGCTTCAATTCCTCAGATTCCTTGGCTGCTTTCATCTCTATTACTTCTTCAAAAG ATAGGACTCAAAACACCAACCAAGGTTACAGTAGAGATTTTCAGGCAATGCTGGACAGTCTTGAAGAAGAAGACTACATTGAGGAAGCTAACCTTGGAAGTGAGAAGAAACGAAGGTTAACCTTGCATCAAGTTAAGGCCTTGGAGAAGAATTTTGAGGTCGATAACAAGCTTGTGCCAGAGAGAAAGCTGAAATTAGCTGAAGAATTATGCCTGCAACCACGACAAGTGGCTATTTGGTTCCAAAACCGTCGAGCCCGTTGGAAGACTAAGCAATTGGAAAGAGATTATGGCACCCTTAAGGCAAACTATGAAGCTCTAAATCTTGATTACAGTAATCTTGAACAGAAGAATGAAGCCTTAGCACAAAAG GTAAAAGAACTGAAAGCAAAGTTGAGAGAAGAAATAGTTGATAGCAGTCACTCTGTAAAAGAAGAGTACCATGTTTCAGAGTCAGACAACAATGCCTCAGTGCACAGTCAGAACCATGATTTCAGTGAAAACAAGAATTCGAGTGCAGTCACCAAAGACCACAGCAATGTTTCCTCTTCAAATGAATTGATGAATTGCTTTAATTTAACTGATTCGAGAGCTATTTTGGGGAATAGGTATCAAGTATATCAACCCCATCTTATGAAACTAGAAGAACAGAGTTTGTTTAGCGCTGAGGAATCATGCAATTTCTTTTCAGTTGATCAAGCTCCCACACTTCATTGCTATTTTCCTGAACAATAA
- the LOC133694084 gene encoding homeobox-leucine zipper protein ATHB-6-like isoform X1, which yields MKRFNSSDSLAAFISITSSKEDRTQNTNQGYSRDFQAMLDSLEEEDYIEEANLGSEKKRRLTLHQVKALEKNFEVDNKLVPERKLKLAEELCLQPRQVAIWFQNRRARWKTKQLERDYGTLKANYEALNLDYSNLEQKNEALAQKVKELKAKLREEIVDSSHSVKEEYHVSESDNNASVHSQNHDFSENKNSSAVTKDHSNVSSSNELMNCFNLTDSRAILGNRYQVYQPHLMKLEEQSLFSAEESCNFFSVDQAPTLHCYFPEQ from the exons ATGAAGCGCTTCAATTCCTCAGATTCCTTGGCTGCTTTCATCTCTATTACTTCTTCAAAAG AAGATAGGACTCAAAACACCAACCAAGGTTACAGTAGAGATTTTCAGGCAATGCTGGACAGTCTTGAAGAAGAAGACTACATTGAGGAAGCTAACCTTGGAAGTGAGAAGAAACGAAGGTTAACCTTGCATCAAGTTAAGGCCTTGGAGAAGAATTTTGAGGTCGATAACAAGCTTGTGCCAGAGAGAAAGCTGAAATTAGCTGAAGAATTATGCCTGCAACCACGACAAGTGGCTATTTGGTTCCAAAACCGTCGAGCCCGTTGGAAGACTAAGCAATTGGAAAGAGATTATGGCACCCTTAAGGCAAACTATGAAGCTCTAAATCTTGATTACAGTAATCTTGAACAGAAGAATGAAGCCTTAGCACAAAAG GTAAAAGAACTGAAAGCAAAGTTGAGAGAAGAAATAGTTGATAGCAGTCACTCTGTAAAAGAAGAGTACCATGTTTCAGAGTCAGACAACAATGCCTCAGTGCACAGTCAGAACCATGATTTCAGTGAAAACAAGAATTCGAGTGCAGTCACCAAAGACCACAGCAATGTTTCCTCTTCAAATGAATTGATGAATTGCTTTAATTTAACTGATTCGAGAGCTATTTTGGGGAATAGGTATCAAGTATATCAACCCCATCTTATGAAACTAGAAGAACAGAGTTTGTTTAGCGCTGAGGAATCATGCAATTTCTTTTCAGTTGATCAAGCTCCCACACTTCATTGCTATTTTCCTGAACAATAA